The sequence GTACCGAAGGACTGGCGCTGCTTGAACGCCAGGAACTCCGCGCGTGCCTCGTCAACGCGCAGCTGGTCCGTCACACTACGCCAGGTTGGATCGATGTCTGAGATTGTGGCGACCATGTCGCCTATGCCGAACAACTCGTTGAAGTCGCTCACGAAGTTCTTCAAGACACCGAAGGGCCTGCTGGTGATCGCGCTCGCGTTGTTGATCCCGCTGGCCGCCGCGCACAGCGGCTTCGCGGTCGTCGCCCCCGGTGTCGCCGCGGCGGCAGTCGCCGCCATGCTCGTCGACGCGCCGATTCTGCGCTATCGCGACAAGGAATGGTCGTTCCCCAGCGGCGCACTGCTCACCGGCCTGCTGGTGGCGATGGTGCTCAGCCCCTTCGGCTCATGGAAGATCGCCGCCATGACCGCCGTGATCGGAGTGCTCAGCAAGTACGTGGTACGCGGACGCTCGGCCAACGTATTCAACCCTGCCGCACTGGCGCTGGTAATCAGCTATTTCGCCTTCGACACGGGGCATTCGTGGTGGGGCGCGCTGCCCGAACTGCCCAGTCTCGCGATCGCCGCGCTGTTCGTGACCGGCGTGTTCATCACCGACCGCGTGAACAAGATGCCGGCGGTGCTGGCGTTTCTCGGTGTGCACTTTCTGCTGTTCACCGTCACCGCGTTCGTGGGCGACCCGGCGAAGGTGGCCGAGCTGTATCGCGAGCCAGACCTGCACGCGGCGCTGTTCTTCGCGTTCTTCATGGTGACCGACCCGCCTACGTCACCTCCCAAGGCGCGTGATCAGATCGTATTCGGCGTGATCACGGCGGTGGTGTCGTATCTGGTGTTCGAGCTGGTGGGCGCGGTGTACTTCCTGCTGGCGGGACTGCTGGTGGCGAACGGGTGGGAAGCGTGGCGGAGGTATCGCGTGCGGGCCTTGCGAACAGCTCAGTAG comes from Gemmatimonas sp. and encodes:
- a CDS encoding RnfABCDGE type electron transport complex subunit D; the protein is MSEIVATMSPMPNNSLKSLTKFFKTPKGLLVIALALLIPLAAAHSGFAVVAPGVAAAAVAAMLVDAPILRYRDKEWSFPSGALLTGLLVAMVLSPFGSWKIAAMTAVIGVLSKYVVRGRSANVFNPAALALVISYFAFDTGHSWWGALPELPSLAIAALFVTGVFITDRVNKMPAVLAFLGVHFLLFTVTAFVGDPAKVAELYREPDLHAALFFAFFMVTDPPTSPPKARDQIVFGVITAVVSYLVFELVGAVYFLLAGLLVANGWEAWRRYRVRALRTAQ